TCCCAGCGCTACCGCCGCTTCCTTTCACGACGGTAAGTACCTGACCGATGATCTGGGGTATTGGCAGGATGGCCGACTGCACTTGTCCGGACGCAGCGACGACATCATCAAAACTGGTGGCCGCAAACTTTCGTTACTGCAAATTTCTGCCGAGTTAGGTGAGCATCCGCAGGTACTCGAGGTCATTGCGCTCCCCCGCGAGGATCCGGAGTGGGGCACCCTGCCGGTGGTGATCGCAGTTCCCGTACCGGGTGGTGACTTGTCGGATGATCAGTTGGCAGCAGAGCTGACCGAGTTGTTGGCGAGCCAGTTCAGATTGCCGACTGCGCACCGACGCGTCACGGTAATGACGGATCCACCATTGTTGGCTGGTGGAAAAGTGGATCGGGCCGCTGTGCTCCGGGATTGGCAGGATTGATGGCTTCGACTGCGCAGTGGGTCGCTGGCGCTCGGCCGCGGACCCTGTCTGCGGCGATCGCGCCGGTTGCGATCGGTTGCGGTGCGGCTGCCTACGAGGGGGCATTCCACGTCGGCCTGGCATTGCTTGCCCTACTGGTGGCATTGGCGCTGCAAGTCGCGGTGAACTACGCCAACGACTACAGCGACGGTATCCGCGGCACCGATGATGATCGGGTAGGACCGCAGCGGTTAGTAGGAGGTGGCCTGGCGGAGCCAGCTGCAGTTAAACGGGCCGCCTTGTTGGCTTTCGCTGTTGCCGGAGTCGCTGGACTGGCTTTGGTGGTGTGGTCGCAAGTGTGGTGGCTGCTGCCGATCGGGCTCGCCAGCGTCGCTGCCGCCTGGTTCTACACCGGTGGTAGCAGCCCCTACGGTTATCGAGGTTTGGGAGAGGTCTCGGTCTTTGTGTTCTTTGGGATGGTGGCCACCACTGGTACCGCCTGGGCTCAAATCGGCGAACTGACCTGGGCAGCGATCATCGCCGGGATTCCACCCGGATTGTGGTCTAGCGCCATTCTGTTGGCCAACAACATTCGGGATATCCCCGGCGATACTGCATCTGGCAAGCGAACGTTGGCGGTGCGGCTGGGAGATCGTCGAGCCCGCCTGCTGTACAGCGTCATGCTGTTGGGCGGATTCGCTATTGCTGGGCTGATGATGATGTTCACGCCGTGGGCGGCGTTGGCGCTATTGGCGCTCCCACTTGCCATCCCACCGATTCGTGCGGTGCACGCTGGCGCAGTCGGCCCGGAACTTGTCGGTGTCCTGGGCGCGACCAGCATGATCTTGCTCGTTGGCGGGTTGTTGCTCGCGGTGGGGCTCGCATCACCGTGGTGAGCTGCCCTCGCCCACAGCGTCTGCTGGCGCCTTAGCGGTCGAGACCTTGGTCCCCGGGTAGGGAGGGTTGCGGCTAGGCCGGAGAAACCCCAGGATCGCCTGGCGCGGGGCCTTCGCGCGGCGGCTTCTTTTGCTCACCTTCAGCGCGTGGTTCCTCGGTTCGTTCTACCGCCTGGTCAGTAGCCTCAGTCTGTTCCGCTGACGGCGATGACTCCGCTTCTTCAGCCTTGCGGACCTCCTCGCGCTTGCGACGCCAGGCTTCCTCGTCCAATTTCCGCAGGAACGCCGGGTCGTCGTCAGGAGAGACCGGTCGCTGTTTTCCCTTGATGTTGACGATCCGCGGGGGACCGTAGCCATTGCGGCTGCGCCGCGGTCGACCACTGATGAACCACATCGCTGCCCCGAGGATTGGGATCAGCACCAACATCAGCCAGGTCGTGCGAGAGAACCGCCGAAAGTCCTGCGGCTTGGTTTGCAGCACATCAAAGAACGAGTAGACCGCCAAACCGACGATCACCAGGATAGGAATGGCCCTGGGCATCTCGACTCCTGCTCTTGCACCGACTAGTTGCCAGCCCTGCCAGCATGCCACTTAAGTTTGCACGCCGCTGAACTAACTCTGTCAGCGTAACCCGAACCGCAGCCCAGAGCAGCCCCGATTTCGCTCATAAGGGACAAGTCGTATGGTGAAAGTGTGTCGCTGTTGTTTTACACCCTGTTGCGGATTCTGATGTTGGTCAGTGTTGGTGGGTTAGCTTACGCCCTCGGTATGCGCGGAATCCTGCTGCTGATCGTTGCCTTCTTAGGCAGCGGCATCATTAGTTACTTCGTGTTGGATCGAATCCGGAACAACGCTGGCCGACAGTTGGGTGGCTTCTTCCATCGGATTAACGACCGCATCGACACCGCGACCCGGGCCGAGGACGACGACGAGGATGCCGCCACACCAACGGCGTCGGCGCCACCTGCAGACTCAACCGCTCCCACGGCTGACCCCCCGGACGACACACCTGCTGCCAACCGGGACCCAAGCAGTAAATAGTGCACCAGCCGCTATCGCGCGCTTTGTGCTCAGCTTGGGCTTACACGCCCGCGTAGGAATGTAGACCGGAAAACAGCAGGTTGACACCGAAGTAGTTGAACCAAAACACCGCCATGCCGATGATGGCCAACCAGGCGGCACGACTACCCTTCCAACCAGCGGTGGATCGAGCGTGTAGATAGGCGGCGTACACCACCCAGGTAATGAACGCCCAGGTTTCCTTGGGATCCCAACCCCAGTACCGACCCCAGGCGCTTTCCGCCCAAATGGCACCCGCCACGACCGCGAAAGTCCACAGCGGGAAGGTGAAGGCCAGCGTCCGGTAGACCATCCGGTCAAGTCGCTGCGCGTCCGGCAACCGGGCGGCCCAGCTTGCCCGCCAACCAGACTCCCCTGCTCCGTTCACCACGAGGTACAACCCCGCGACGACTCCGGCATACGTGAAGGCACCACCACACACGATGGCGGTGGAGACATGAATGATGAGCCAGGTGGACTGCAGCGCCGGGACGAGTTGCGCTGCCTCGGTGTAAAGCACCGTGACCGCTAGACCCAAAGTGAGCAGCACCAATGGAATCAGGAATACGCCCAGCCATCGCACATCCCGCTTCAGCGAAACCAGCAGGAACACTCCGAGTACCGCCAGTGCAGAGGTGATCGAGAACTCGTACATGTTGCCCCAGGGCACCCGTTCTGCCCACAAGCCACGAACCAGTACGCCACCGAACAAGAGCACGAAAGAAAGCCAAGAAAGCGCCATGCCGATGTTGCCGCTCTTGCGGCCTGGCTCTTCTACCGGTTCGGGCGGGGGCGCTGCCTCCGGCTGCGTCACGTCCGCGCTGCCACCGACAGCAGCAGGTACCTGCTGCGGCACTTGCTCGGCAACCTCTTGGGTTACGGCGGTGGCAGGGGAACGACGAGCGGCAAATGATGCCGCGAAAGCGAACATTGCCAGCACCATGACGAACATCGACGAGTAGACCAGTGCATTGGACAACTCAGCTAAGCTCTCCGATTCCACTACCGGTTCACCCCTTCCTGTCCGGCC
The Actinomycetes bacterium genome window above contains:
- a CDS encoding DUF4229 domain-containing protein, with amino-acid sequence MSLLFYTLLRILMLVSVGGLAYALGMRGILLLIVAFLGSGIISYFVLDRIRNNAGRQLGGFFHRINDRIDTATRAEDDDEDAATPTASAPPADSTAPTADPPDDTPAANRDPSSK
- a CDS encoding PLDc N-terminal domain-containing protein, producing the protein MPRAIPILVIVGLAVYSFFDVLQTKPQDFRRFSRTTWLMLVLIPILGAAMWFISGRPRRSRNGYGPPRIVNIKGKQRPVSPDDDPAFLRKLDEEAWRRKREEVRKAEEAESSPSAEQTEATDQAVERTEEPRAEGEQKKPPREGPAPGDPGVSPA
- the ccsB gene encoding c-type cytochrome biogenesis protein CcsB is translated as MFVMVLAMFAFAASFAARRSPATAVTQEVAEQVPQQVPAAVGGSADVTQPEAAPPPEPVEEPGRKSGNIGMALSWLSFVLLFGGVLVRGLWAERVPWGNMYEFSITSALAVLGVFLLVSLKRDVRWLGVFLIPLVLLTLGLAVTVLYTEAAQLVPALQSTWLIIHVSTAIVCGGAFTYAGVVAGLYLVVNGAGESGWRASWAARLPDAQRLDRMVYRTLAFTFPLWTFAVVAGAIWAESAWGRYWGWDPKETWAFITWVVYAAYLHARSTAGWKGSRAAWLAIIGMAVFWFNYFGVNLLFSGLHSYAGV
- a CDS encoding 1,4-dihydroxy-2-naphthoate polyprenyltransferase gives rise to the protein MASTAQWVAGARPRTLSAAIAPVAIGCGAAAYEGAFHVGLALLALLVALALQVAVNYANDYSDGIRGTDDDRVGPQRLVGGGLAEPAAVKRAALLAFAVAGVAGLALVVWSQVWWLLPIGLASVAAAWFYTGGSSPYGYRGLGEVSVFVFFGMVATTGTAWAQIGELTWAAIIAGIPPGLWSSAILLANNIRDIPGDTASGKRTLAVRLGDRRARLLYSVMLLGGFAIAGLMMMFTPWAALALLALPLAIPPIRAVHAGAVGPELVGVLGATSMILLVGGLLLAVGLASPW